A part of Myxococcales bacterium genomic DNA contains:
- the recG gene encoding ATP-dependent DNA helicase RecG codes for MNSPQNAPANLALPISSLKGVGEKTCSQLSKSGIQTLFDALLRVPKSVIEENECPGFLHMETGRTYVALGRVVGVKISGSVSAKKRLEAVVEDETGRMSVIFFGPAINYVKNIIKIGAELIFTGEVKNFLGRTQMVHPKVRSQNEDRQGPTHQANYSQIAGITGAAYKKIVDRSLNLLRQNNFSDHLEPSILKSHTLLPLLEAIETIHQPDTVNQWDEKAYSPSFRRLAFEEILSFFVRLYKERSTEHIKKGIALPKASLEKLTNNFLPFSLTSAQTRVLKEIINDIENPQAMSRLIQGDVGSGKTAVSALVARYIINHGYQVALMAPTEILAEQLFTVYQKFFAKLDCRIALLTASTKTKERRELLEKTSQHSIDILIGTHALLGEEVNFKKLGLVIIDEQHRFGVKQRALLAEKFCDSQGRSPHLMVMSATPIPRSLALTMYGDLELSVIDERPPGRTPVLTKILSGDPIKNLLKLCERIIATDQKTFIVFPLVEESEHLDLENATKAAQILKDKFGDHSIGLLHGKMKADEKHQVMTEFRDNKIRFLVSTTVVEVGVDIPDATCMAIIHPERFGLAQLHQLRGRVGRGNLESFCFLLSNVQNKFSTAYQRLHAMCQSDDGFKLAQVDLKIRGPGELLGTKQAGVPNFLVFNHSDFANLVDPAKKLAQRIAQQNITHSTAHLHAFENPHFS; via the coding sequence ATGAATTCACCACAAAATGCTCCTGCCAATCTTGCTCTTCCCATATCGTCCCTCAAGGGCGTTGGCGAAAAAACTTGCTCTCAACTTAGTAAGTCTGGGATACAAACACTTTTTGATGCTCTTTTACGCGTCCCTAAATCAGTCATCGAGGAAAATGAATGCCCAGGCTTTCTTCACATGGAAACTGGACGCACCTATGTAGCCTTGGGACGAGTAGTTGGAGTTAAAATAAGCGGTTCTGTGAGCGCAAAAAAAAGGCTCGAAGCGGTTGTCGAGGATGAAACTGGGCGGATGTCTGTAATATTTTTTGGTCCGGCCATCAATTACGTCAAGAACATTATAAAAATTGGTGCTGAGTTAATTTTTACAGGAGAAGTTAAAAATTTTTTAGGCCGAACACAGATGGTGCACCCTAAAGTAAGATCACAAAATGAGGATCGCCAAGGCCCCACTCACCAAGCTAATTACTCACAAATAGCTGGAATTACAGGAGCTGCATACAAAAAAATTGTTGATAGAAGTTTAAATTTATTAAGACAAAACAATTTCAGCGATCATTTAGAGCCAAGCATTCTTAAAAGCCATACGCTTCTGCCTCTGCTCGAAGCTATAGAAACAATCCATCAACCTGATACAGTCAACCAGTGGGATGAAAAAGCATATTCTCCCAGTTTTAGGCGTCTTGCGTTTGAAGAAATTTTATCTTTTTTTGTGCGCCTCTATAAAGAACGCAGCACAGAGCACATAAAAAAAGGCATAGCTCTTCCCAAAGCAAGCCTTGAAAAGCTTACAAATAATTTTCTGCCTTTTTCTCTGACAAGCGCTCAAACACGTGTTTTAAAAGAAATCATTAATGATATTGAAAACCCACAGGCGATGAGCAGACTCATACAAGGCGATGTAGGCTCAGGCAAAACTGCGGTCAGCGCTCTTGTGGCTCGCTATATTATAAATCACGGCTACCAAGTTGCCCTCATGGCCCCTACTGAAATTTTGGCAGAACAATTATTCACTGTGTATCAAAAATTTTTTGCTAAACTCGATTGTAGAATCGCTCTTCTTACGGCCAGCACAAAAACCAAAGAGCGAAGAGAGCTGCTTGAAAAAACATCACAGCATTCCATAGATATTTTGATTGGCACACACGCACTTTTAGGTGAAGAAGTAAATTTTAAAAAACTTGGCTTAGTTATTATTGATGAACAGCACCGCTTTGGAGTGAAACAACGAGCACTATTAGCAGAAAAATTTTGTGATAGCCAAGGCCGCTCTCCCCACTTGATGGTGATGTCAGCTACGCCTATTCCTCGTTCTTTAGCGCTCACCATGTATGGTGATTTGGAACTTTCAGTTATCGATGAGCGACCTCCTGGACGTACTCCAGTGCTGACTAAAATTCTTTCAGGAGATCCCATCAAAAATCTGCTCAAACTCTGCGAACGCATTATCGCAACCGATCAAAAAACTTTTATTGTTTTTCCTTTGGTTGAAGAGTCTGAGCACCTCGATCTAGAAAACGCCACTAAAGCTGCTCAAATTTTGAAAGATAAATTTGGTGATCATTCAATCGGTCTTTTACACGGAAAAATGAAAGCAGACGAAAAGCATCAGGTGATGACAGAATTTCGTGACAATAAAATTCGTTTTTTGGTATCAACCACCGTTGTGGAAGTTGGCGTTGATATTCCTGATGCCACCTGTATGGCTATTATTCACCCAGAGCGCTTTGGTTTAGCTCAGCTGCATCAACTTCGAGGGCGAGTTGGCAGAGGCAATTTAGAAAGCTTTTGTTTTTTATTAAGCAATGTCCAAAATAAATTTTCTACTGCCTATCAACGGCTTCATGCTATGTGTCAAAGCGACGATGGATTTAAGCTTGCACAGGTCGATTTAAAAATTCGCGGTCCGGGAGAATTGCTTGGTACCAAACAAGCCGGAGTTCCTAATTTTTTGGTATTCAATCACAGCGATTTTGCCAATCTGGTTGATCCTGCCAAAAAATTAGCTCAACGTATAGCACAACAAAATATTACTCACTCCACAGCTCATCTTCATGCATTTGAAAACCCTCATTTTTCATGA
- a CDS encoding transposase: MGRPRIKGKRIKRPITVVSESEPKEAIVSWYGGKSRNVGLISGTGLWYRAAKGVVKVRWVYVQDRSGTHREEYLYSTDVNLTPEQIVSLYTSRWAIEVTFQECKEHLMLEKNRVWCKNSVLTLVPIIFGFYSVIVVFYHQHRGSLSKFNTTTWWPQKTLYHILRYALEHSYLSVEAAPIFKQASIHAPVDIQIKT, translated from the coding sequence ATGGGTCGTCCACGGATCAAGGGAAAAAGGATAAAAAGACCAATAACAGTAGTATCTGAAAGCGAACCAAAAGAGGCCATTGTCTCGTGGTATGGGGGCAAGTCACGGAATGTTGGACTCATAAGTGGTACTGGGCTTTGGTATCGCGCAGCAAAAGGTGTTGTCAAAGTTCGTTGGGTATATGTCCAGGACAGAAGTGGTACCCACCGTGAAGAATATCTCTATTCTACCGATGTCAATCTTACTCCAGAACAAATAGTATCTCTCTATACAAGCCGGTGGGCGATAGAGGTGACCTTCCAGGAGTGCAAAGAGCACCTTATGCTTGAAAAAAACCGAGTTTGGTGCAAAAATTCTGTGCTCACTTTAGTGCCTATAATATTTGGTTTCTATAGTGTGATAGTCGTTTTTTATCACCAACATCGAGGCAGTTTATCAAAGTTTAATACTACTACTTGGTGGCCTCAAAAAACGCTGTATCACATTCTCAGATATGCTCTTGAACATTCGTATTTATCTGTGGAGGCAGCACCTATTTTTAAACAGGCCAGTATTCATGCGCCTGTGGATATTCAAATCAAAACATGA
- a CDS encoding IS1595 family transposase has product MYKRRSRLTVRQQSELIKLFVAGVTARAASELVIIQSNTASNFFLRLRKLIASKLPSYDLSGEIEVDESYFGGVRKGKRGRGAGGKVAVFGLLKRGGKVYTAIIPNAKTETLLPIVEEKVLPDSIVYTDTFKSYNALDVSAFHHMRINHSKLFADKQNHINGIENFWNQAKRNLRKFNGIKQDNFYWFLKECEWRFNGGNHQQLLKQLKYWYKHTKH; this is encoded by the coding sequence ATGTATAAGAGACGCAGCCGTTTAACAGTGCGCCAGCAGAGCGAACTGATAAAATTATTTGTTGCTGGTGTAACCGCCAGAGCAGCATCAGAACTGGTTATTATTCAATCTAATACAGCCAGTAATTTCTTCTTAAGGTTAAGAAAATTAATAGCCAGCAAACTTCCAAGCTATGACTTAAGCGGAGAAATTGAAGTAGATGAAAGTTATTTTGGCGGAGTTCGAAAAGGCAAGAGAGGACGTGGAGCTGGAGGTAAAGTAGCTGTTTTTGGCCTTCTTAAGCGAGGTGGCAAGGTTTACACAGCCATCATTCCTAATGCAAAAACAGAAACTCTTCTGCCTATTGTAGAAGAGAAAGTTCTTCCGGACAGCATAGTTTATACAGATACCTTTAAATCATATAATGCCTTAGATGTATCTGCATTTCACCATATGCGCATTAATCATTCCAAGCTGTTTGCTGATAAGCAAAACCATATCAATGGGATTGAGAACTTCTGGAACCAAGCCAAACGCAATCTGCGTAAGTTTAATGGGATAAAACAGGATAATTTTTATTGGTTTCTTAAGGAATGTGAATGGCGCTTCAACGGAGGCAATCACCAACAGCTTCTAAAACAGCTAAAATACTGGTATAAACACACTAAACATTAA
- a CDS encoding alpha-ketoglutarate-dependent dioxygenase AlkB has translation MVCNEKPVISAKHKSLSCPSNLAYKILIESGDVLVFGGPARKIWHGIHKIIPNTSPGYLPLKNSRINYTFRCTKSLLGKEYIYSSKKILEQANSKTNIFYKF, from the coding sequence TTGGTTTGCAATGAAAAGCCTGTGATTTCCGCTAAACATAAAAGCTTATCATGTCCTTCAAATCTGGCGTATAAGATTTTAATAGAATCTGGTGATGTCTTAGTTTTTGGCGGTCCAGCCAGAAAAATATGGCATGGGATACATAAAATAATACCCAATACATCTCCAGGCTACCTGCCACTTAAGAATAGCAGAATTAATTATACTTTTAGGTGCACAAAAAGCCTTTTAGGGAAGGAATATATTTACTCATCGAAAAAAATTTTAGAACAAGCAAATAGTAAAACAAATATTTTTTATAAGTTTTAG
- a CDS encoding DUF2608 domain-containing protein: MKNLVSLFLIFICLLSACRHVDLHLVPQEKEIIVSDEISDFIGRVERALAQKKKTVVVFDIDDTLFNAQGHVGTSPWFYGMTKKLQQSGIAKESAQKIMGTIDKKLQAFVPVKMVEHSTLKAIEEWQKQKVMVLALTSRPSHLKEVTLSQFKSLGIKLWHEDFHCIEQHWKNKQGHFSDGIIYAASSTSKELIFDHFLQNLRVCNSNPEVIAYIDDQDKYVEQIKNSAAKSNSTFIGNIYKRAINFRQFDMEKANQELAQIICKHDAYLIPSDLHRYFFSNLTLLCKHI; encoded by the coding sequence ATGAAAAATTTGGTGAGCTTATTTTTAATTTTCATCTGCCTATTATCTGCATGCAGACACGTAGACCTTCACCTTGTGCCACAAGAAAAAGAAATAATTGTCTCAGATGAAATATCTGACTTTATTGGGAGAGTAGAACGTGCACTTGCTCAAAAGAAAAAAACTGTGGTGGTTTTTGACATAGATGACACATTATTCAATGCACAAGGACATGTAGGCACTTCTCCTTGGTTTTACGGAATGACAAAAAAACTGCAACAAAGTGGTATAGCAAAGGAGTCAGCCCAAAAAATTATGGGTACTATAGATAAAAAACTCCAAGCATTCGTACCAGTAAAAATGGTTGAGCACAGCACGCTCAAAGCTATCGAAGAATGGCAGAAACAAAAAGTGATGGTTCTGGCTCTCACCTCAAGACCATCTCACTTAAAGGAGGTTACTCTGTCACAATTTAAATCGCTGGGAATCAAACTTTGGCATGAAGACTTTCACTGTATCGAGCAGCACTGGAAAAATAAGCAAGGACATTTTTCAGACGGTATAATCTACGCAGCCAGCAGCACGAGCAAAGAGCTTATCTTTGATCATTTTTTACAAAACCTTAGAGTGTGCAACAGCAATCCTGAAGTTATCGCTTACATCGACGATCAAGATAAATATGTCGAGCAAATAAAAAATTCTGCGGCTAAGTCCAACAGCACATTTATCGGTAATATCTATAAAAGAGCGATTAACTTCAGACAATTTGACATGGAAAAAGCCAACCAAGAACTTGCTCAGATCATATGCAAGCACGACGCATACTTGATTCCTAGTGATTTACATCGATATTTTTTCTCAAATCTAACGCTCCTATGTAAACATATTTAA
- a CDS encoding macro domain-containing protein: MITEVSGDILLSSANAIVHGIAPFDHFNQGLALALRERWPSLYKDFRHYCTNFHPKCGELWSWGGPEQVRIISLFTQDPPLSEHQKPGKARIENVHQCLRALKKEVEKEKYKSIAIPRLACGVGGLSWDEVKPTIQRDLAELNAEVHVYGQYVAQKEAAISA; this comes from the coding sequence ATGATTACCGAAGTTTCAGGAGATATTCTGTTAAGCTCAGCCAATGCCATAGTTCATGGCATCGCGCCGTTTGATCATTTTAACCAAGGGCTAGCATTAGCTTTAAGAGAAAGATGGCCATCGCTGTATAAAGATTTCCGCCATTATTGCACTAATTTTCACCCAAAATGTGGCGAGCTTTGGTCTTGGGGAGGACCAGAACAGGTGCGAATTATTAGCTTGTTCACTCAAGATCCGCCCTTAAGCGAACATCAAAAACCTGGCAAGGCTCGTATTGAAAACGTTCATCAATGCTTGCGAGCGCTTAAAAAAGAAGTGGAAAAGGAAAAATATAAGAGCATTGCTATTCCAAGGCTTGCTTGTGGTGTTGGTGGACTTTCCTGGGATGAGGTGAAGCCTACTATTCAGCGCGATTTGGCTGAACTTAATGCTGAAGTTCACGTGTATGGTCAATATGTCGCACAAAAAGAGGCGGCTATTTCTGCCTAA